The region CGCGGCCTGCATCACCGAAGCGGTCATATCCAGCGGCTGAATCCGGTTGATCGCCTGTTGAACCACTGGATCGAAGTCCTGCACGCCGAGGCTGAGCCGATTGAAGCCGAGCTTGCGCAAATGCGCGATAGTCTCGGGCGACGCCTCGCGCGGATCTACCTCGATCGAATATTCGCCCTCGGTATCGGGCCGCAACGTGAAGTGCTGGCGCGCCGCTGCCATCAGTTCGGCCATTTCGTCGTGCGACAAAAAGGTCGGCGTACCGCCGCCCCAATGCAGTTGCGACACCGGGCGCCGGGTGTCGAAATGCGCCGCCTGCAGGGCCATTTCACGCTTCAACCGTTCGACGTATGGACGCGCGTGCGCGCGGTTCTTCGTGGCGACCTTGTTGCAGCCGCAATAGAAGCACACGGTGTCGCAAAACGGAATGTGGAAGTACAGCGAGAGATCCGTGGCGGATGCGCCTGGGTCGGCGGCGGCGCGTAAATAGTCGGCGGAATCGAACTCTTCGCGGAACTGCAGGGCGGTCGGATAGGACGTATAACGTGGACCGTTCGCGCTGTATTTGGCGAGCAGGTCGGGGCGGAATAGCGTGTTGGCGGTGGTCATGAGGGGCTCGGGTCTGACGGCCACCGTTGAAGAGGCAGGAGCCGGCGACGTCACACGACCGGATCGAACAGCGCGGGCGCCTCTTGAGCGTGGCCTTTCGTATCGGTCAAGTTTACGTGAGCGATTGCATGCCGGATTGTGTAAAAAGGTCGCACGTGAGGCGATGGCACAATGCGAGTCTGGTGACGTGTTGCCGATGTTCGATTTCAGGAAAAATGCTGTGAGCGATTTAGCGACAAGCGGGGTAAAGAGCGCTGTGAAGCGCGAGTCCCCGTTTCATGTGGACGGTCACGCGTGCCGCCCCGATTGCGGCGCGTGCTGTATCGCGCCGTCGATTTCGAGCCCGATTCCAGACATGCCGCAGGGCAAGCCGGCGGGCGTGCGCTGCGTGCAGCTCGGCGACGATCTGCGCTGCGCTATCTTCGGTCAGCCGGAGCGGCCGGCTTGCTGTTCCGGTCTGCAACCACAGATGGAAATGTGCGGCACGAGCCGCGGCGAAGCGCTCGCCTGGCTCATCGAACTTGAAACGCAAACTCAACCGCAACCGGCGCTGCGCCGATAGCACGCGCGCCGAGCCGCCACGCAATCCAACACGGCAAACCAGCCCAACACAACGCAACCGCATGCTCGAGAAGGCTTCCACAGGAGATTTCGCATGACTCGACCCGCTGCGCCGACCCGGCGCCGCTTCTTGCTTGCAGCGCTAACAAGCTGCACGGCGTTTGGCATCACGGTGTCGCTGACAGCCTGCGCCGCGTCGATTTTTCCGTTCATCCCGTCGCATTACACGTTCTCGCAGCAGCAGGTGCAGGACGCGGTGCAGCGTAAATTCCCGTATCAGCGCACGGTTTCGCAGGTGTTCGAGGTCGCGCTGACCAATCCAGTGGTGGGCTTGCTGCCGGACGCCAACCGGGTCTCTGTGAAGCTCGACGCGCGGCTCGCGAGCCCGTTCATGCCGCAGCCGGTCGACGGTGTATTCACGCTGTCGAGCGAACTCGCCTACGACTCCGCCAGCAAGTCGGTCGTGCTGAAGTCGCCGAACGTCGACAACGTGAGCGTGAGCGGTCAGGCGCAGGCTTACACGCAACAGATCAACGCCGCCGCCGCGCTGCTCGCCACGCAGTTGCTGACCAACTATCCGATCTACACCTTCAAGCCCGAACAGCTGCAATTTGCCGGTGTGAACTACGAACCCGGTACAATCACCATCCTTACAAACGGCATACGCGTACAAATCGTCGAGAAGTGACGACGTGCGCGGCCGGCGGGGCCGCGCACTACCGTGCTGACCCTGTTCCGACTATCTACAGCGATAAGGGTCACGGATGGACTGGCTAATGGCTTGCAAGGCGCTGATTCTGGGCATTGTCGAAGGGTTGACGGAGTTTTTGCCGGTGTCGAGCACCGGCCATCTGATCGTCGTGGGCAGCCTGCTCGACTTCACTGACGAACACGTGAAAACTTTCGATGTCGTGATCCAGCTCGGCGCAATTCTGGCCGTCTGCTGGGAATTCCGCCGTCGTATCGGCAGCGTGGTGGCGGGTCTGCCGAGCCGGCCTGACGCCCGCCGTTTCACGCTGAACGTGATCATCGCGACGATTCCCGCAGTCGTGCTCGGCTTGCTGTTCGAAAAAGCCATCAAGGAGGCGTTGTTTTCGCCGGTGCCGGTTGCGTTCGCGCTGGTGGTGGGCGGCGTGGTGATCCTGTGGGCGGAGGCGCGCCAACGCGCGCGAGGCGACGCCGCGCCGCGCGTGCAGAGCGTCGACGATCTGACCCCGCTGGATGCGTTGAAAGTCGGCCTCGCCCAATGTTTCGCGCTGATCCCGGGCACGTCGCGCTCGGGTTCGACGATCATCGGCGGGATGCTGTTCGGTCTCGATCGGCGTGTCGCCACGGAGTTTTCATTCTTTCTCGCGATCCCGATCATTTTCGGCGCGACCGCGTACGAGCTCCACAAAGGCTGGGAAGTGCTGTCCGTCGACACGCTCGGCATATTAGCGCTGGGCTTCGTGGCCGCCTTCGTTAGCGCCTTCATATGCGTGCGTTGGCTGCTGCGCTATATCGCCGCGCACGACTTCACCGCGTTCGCGTGGTACCGCATCGGCTTCGGACTGTTGATCCTGCTGGTGGGCTACAGCGGGGCGTTGAGCTGGACGGAATGAGTTTTTAGTCCGCCCTGAATAACCCGGAGAGCCTCGTGCGACGGAGCTTTTAGGCCGAAATGGTGTTGTGAGATTTGCAGGAACCTGGCACATTAACGCGAGAATCCTGCATTTTTCGACGAGGTGCAGATGGGCCCGAAGACACCTATGCCGGAACAAGATTTCTTCCGGCATCCGCTGCGCGAACAGATCAACCTGAAGCATCCGCTGGTGCGGTTGGCCGAGCTGATCAACTGGGAGCGGCTGGGCGCGTTAATGAGCGAGAGCTTCGTGTCGGGCAAAGGTCGACCGGCGAGCTCGCCGCGCCTGATTGCGGGGCTGCTGTATTTGCAGCACACATTCGATCTGTCCGACGAAGAGGTCGTCTGGCAATGGGTGGAGAACCCGTACTGGCAGGTGTTCACCGGTGAGACCTATTTGCAGACCGAACCGCCGATCGACCCGTCGAGCCTGACGCGCTGGCGCAAACGACTGGGCGAAGCCGGCGTTGAAGAGCTGCTGGCCGAGACGATCGAGGCGGCCAAACGTGCCGGTGTGATCAAGGCCGCGAGCGTGAAGCGGGTGATCGTCGACACCACGGTGATGGAAAAGGCGATCTCCCATCCAACCGATTCACGCCTGCTCGAGCGGTGTCGCGAACATCTGGTGAAGGCGGCCGCGCGGCATGGCCTGAAGCTGCGGCAGAACTACAACCGCGAGGCGCCGCGTCTGGGGCTGCAGATTGGCCGCTACGCTCACGCGAAGCAGTACAAGCGCATGAGGAAAGCACTGCGCACGCTGCGTTCACGCGTTGGACGGGTGATGCGCGATGTGGAGCGACAGGTCGCCCAGGTGGCAGACCCCGGCCGTGCTGCATTGATGGAGCTGATTGGCCGCACGAAGCGCATCCTGGCGCAGAAGCCGAAGGACAAGAACAAGCTGTACGCGCTGCATGCGCCGGAAGTCGAGTGTCTGGCCAAAGGCAAGGCGCGCAAGCCATACGAATTCGGCGTGAAGGTGTCGATCACGACGACTCACAGGGAAGGACTGGTAGTTGGCATGCGCTCGATGCCGGGCAATCCGTATGACGGTCATACGCTGGCTGAAGCGCTGGAGCAGGCGGCAATCCTGAGCGACGTCACGCCGGAAGTCGCCATCGTCGACCGTGGATACAAGGGTGTCGCCGTCGACGGCGTGAAGATCTACCACCCGGGCCTGCGGCGGGGTATCACACGCGGACTACGCGCGATGATCAGACGGCGCAGCGCAATCGAGCCAGCCATCGGTCACATGAAGACAGACGGAAAACTCGATCGGAACTGGCTCAAAGGTGCGCTGGGCGACGCGATGCACGCGGTGCTGTGCGGCGCTGGCCACAACCTCCGGATGATCCTGAGGAAGCTACGGCTTCTTTGCGTCTTTATTCTGGCTGCCATGCTTAACCGCCGCAATGCTGCGGTCCCATCGCCGTAACGCCGGTGGTCGGCAAAACGAATTGTTCAGGACGGACTTTTTAGTCGCCGCTCGAAAGAAATGAAAAAGGTCCGCGA is a window of Paraburkholderia sp. IMGN_8 DNA encoding:
- a CDS encoding YkgJ family cysteine cluster protein; the encoded protein is MSDLATSGVKSAVKRESPFHVDGHACRPDCGACCIAPSISSPIPDMPQGKPAGVRCVQLGDDLRCAIFGQPERPACCSGLQPQMEMCGTSRGEALAWLIELETQTQPQPALRR
- a CDS encoding DUF1439 domain-containing protein — protein: MTRPAAPTRRRFLLAALTSCTAFGITVSLTACAASIFPFIPSHYTFSQQQVQDAVQRKFPYQRTVSQVFEVALTNPVVGLLPDANRVSVKLDARLASPFMPQPVDGVFTLSSELAYDSASKSVVLKSPNVDNVSVSGQAQAYTQQINAAAALLATQLLTNYPIYTFKPEQLQFAGVNYEPGTITILTNGIRVQIVEK
- a CDS encoding undecaprenyl-diphosphate phosphatase yields the protein MDWLMACKALILGIVEGLTEFLPVSSTGHLIVVGSLLDFTDEHVKTFDVVIQLGAILAVCWEFRRRIGSVVAGLPSRPDARRFTLNVIIATIPAVVLGLLFEKAIKEALFSPVPVAFALVVGGVVILWAEARQRARGDAAPRVQSVDDLTPLDALKVGLAQCFALIPGTSRSGSTIIGGMLFGLDRRVATEFSFFLAIPIIFGATAYELHKGWEVLSVDTLGILALGFVAAFVSAFICVRWLLRYIAAHDFTAFAWYRIGFGLLILLVGYSGALSWTE
- a CDS encoding IS5 family transposase: MGPKTPMPEQDFFRHPLREQINLKHPLVRLAELINWERLGALMSESFVSGKGRPASSPRLIAGLLYLQHTFDLSDEEVVWQWVENPYWQVFTGETYLQTEPPIDPSSLTRWRKRLGEAGVEELLAETIEAAKRAGVIKAASVKRVIVDTTVMEKAISHPTDSRLLERCREHLVKAAARHGLKLRQNYNREAPRLGLQIGRYAHAKQYKRMRKALRTLRSRVGRVMRDVERQVAQVADPGRAALMELIGRTKRILAQKPKDKNKLYALHAPEVECLAKGKARKPYEFGVKVSITTTHREGLVVGMRSMPGNPYDGHTLAEALEQAAILSDVTPEVAIVDRGYKGVAVDGVKIYHPGLRRGITRGLRAMIRRRSAIEPAIGHMKTDGKLDRNWLKGALGDAMHAVLCGAGHNLRMILRKLRLLCVFILAAMLNRRNAAVPSP